In Liquorilactobacillus nagelii DSM 13675, the following proteins share a genomic window:
- a CDS encoding DNA translocase FtsK, whose product MARSRKRRSSTKKRQKNFAFSPQLIGIIFIGWSLLGLFQAGYLGIACLNVFRLLIGDLAITGLILLLLVGFYLLARGKEPPVSTKVIGSLLLLYSGGTLWLTAFLFARLNLHTRFLGITWQYLWADLSSASAGSSVGGGVLGSLWYTASYFLTGQFGSYVLAILLLLGGICYLTGISLTKTLHFVLYNLTRAIGWLGLHLKPLVNQLGQKIGQLWRTWRRKRRQNKQSKNDRDLPVQESSAISKESQKLPVKPIDEVATKNDEEVLKTSIQTGDWQQDLNQKVAVTTEQPTPKLQTNVVADDYQLPPKTLLQQVKPTDQSAEYKKIEHNNQILQQTFKSFGVDVEIKKAILGPAVTKYELHPAVGVKVSKIVNLTDDLALALAAKDLRIEAPIPGKSLVGIEVPNQQVSTISFRSIIEEQVIDANHPLQVPLGRDISGKVVTADLQKMPHLLIAGSTGSGKSVAINCIITSLLMNCRPDLVKLMLIDPKKVELGVYNGVPHLLTPVVTDARKAAKALNKLVAEMERRYELFANTGQRNLKGYNEMVERQNQETGSQEPLMPYVVIVVDELSDLMMAASNEVESAIIRLAQMARAAGIHMILATQRPSVDVITGLIKANVPSRMAFAVSSGTDSRTIIDTNGAEKLLGRGDMLFLPMGMNKPVRVQGAFISDQDVAKVVDFIKEQQTADYDDQLLVTDEETENSEDEQPEDELFADVVKLITHEQACSISMLQRRFRIGYNRAARLVDELEAKGMVGPAEGSKPRKVYLEAPPSDQQ is encoded by the coding sequence GTGGCACGCTCGAGAAAGCGACGTTCATCAACAAAAAAACGTCAAAAAAATTTTGCTTTTTCTCCGCAATTAATTGGCATTATTTTTATCGGCTGGAGTTTGCTCGGACTTTTCCAAGCTGGTTATTTAGGGATAGCTTGTTTGAACGTTTTTCGACTTTTAATTGGAGATTTGGCGATTACCGGTTTAATTTTACTGTTGCTAGTTGGTTTTTATTTATTAGCACGGGGAAAGGAGCCACCGGTTTCTACTAAAGTGATTGGTAGTCTTTTACTGTTATACAGTGGAGGGACTCTGTGGTTGACCGCATTTTTGTTTGCCCGACTAAATTTACATACACGTTTTCTAGGAATCACTTGGCAGTATCTCTGGGCAGATCTATCTAGTGCCAGTGCTGGCAGCAGTGTTGGCGGAGGAGTGTTGGGAAGCTTATGGTATACTGCTAGCTATTTTTTAACGGGACAATTTGGTTCTTATGTTTTAGCAATCCTACTCTTATTAGGGGGGATTTGTTATCTAACGGGTATATCTTTAACAAAAACCTTACATTTTGTTTTATATAATTTAACCAGAGCCATTGGTTGGTTGGGCTTACATTTAAAACCGCTTGTTAACCAACTAGGACAAAAGATTGGTCAGCTATGGCGTACTTGGCGACGTAAAAGAAGGCAAAATAAACAGTCAAAAAATGATCGCGATCTTCCAGTTCAAGAATCTTCAGCCATCAGCAAAGAATCTCAGAAATTACCAGTTAAACCGATAGACGAGGTAGCTACTAAAAATGATGAAGAAGTACTTAAAACGTCGATTCAGACTGGTGATTGGCAGCAAGATTTAAATCAGAAAGTGGCTGTTACCACGGAGCAACCGACACCAAAATTGCAAACTAATGTCGTAGCTGATGATTATCAATTGCCACCAAAAACATTGTTGCAACAGGTTAAACCAACAGATCAAAGTGCAGAGTATAAAAAAATTGAACATAATAATCAAATATTACAACAAACTTTCAAAAGCTTTGGTGTTGATGTTGAGATCAAAAAAGCAATCTTAGGACCGGCTGTAACTAAATATGAATTACATCCGGCAGTCGGGGTCAAGGTAAGTAAAATTGTTAATTTGACAGATGATTTGGCATTGGCGCTGGCAGCAAAAGATTTACGAATAGAAGCTCCAATTCCAGGGAAATCACTAGTTGGAATTGAAGTGCCAAATCAGCAAGTTTCCACAATTTCTTTTCGGAGTATTATTGAAGAACAAGTAATTGATGCTAATCATCCATTACAAGTTCCTCTGGGACGTGATATTTCTGGAAAAGTGGTAACTGCTGATCTGCAAAAAATGCCACATCTTTTAATTGCTGGTTCAACAGGTAGTGGGAAATCGGTTGCTATTAATTGTATTATTACCAGCTTGTTGATGAATTGTCGGCCAGATTTAGTCAAGTTGATGTTAATTGATCCTAAAAAGGTTGAGCTTGGAGTTTATAATGGAGTACCGCATCTTTTAACGCCCGTTGTGACTGATGCTCGTAAAGCAGCCAAGGCTTTAAATAAGCTAGTTGCCGAAATGGAACGTCGGTATGAATTATTTGCTAATACTGGTCAACGTAATCTTAAAGGCTACAATGAAATGGTTGAACGGCAAAATCAGGAAACAGGTAGTCAAGAACCACTAATGCCGTATGTCGTAATTGTGGTTGATGAGTTATCAGATTTGATGATGGCGGCTTCAAATGAAGTGGAGTCAGCTATTATCCGCTTAGCTCAAATGGCTCGTGCAGCTGGAATTCATATGATTTTAGCAACGCAACGGCCATCAGTAGACGTTATCACTGGATTGATTAAGGCCAATGTGCCATCAAGAATGGCGTTTGCTGTTTCTAGTGGAACAGATTCAAGAACAATTATTGATACTAATGGAGCTGAAAAGTTACTTGGGCGTGGAGATATGCTCTTTTTACCAATGGGAATGAATAAACCGGTTCGAGTGCAAGGAGCTTTTATTTCAGATCAGGATGTAGCTAAAGTCGTTGATTTCATTAAAGAACAGCAGACGGCAGATTATGATGATCAGTTGTTAGTCACTGATGAAGAAACTGAGAATTCTGAGGACGAGCAACCCGAAGACGAATTGTTTGCTGATGTTGTTAAATTGATTACACATGAGCAAGCTTGCAGTATTTCGATGCTGCAGCGACGATTTAGAATTGGTTATAATCGAGCGGCTCGTTTGGTTGATGAACTTGAAGCTAAAGGGATGGTAGGCCCTGCTGAAGGTAGTAAGCCACGCAAGGTTTACTTAGAAGCTCCCCCATCTGATCAACAATAA
- a CDS encoding tRNA (cytidine(34)-2'-O)-methyltransferase: MTNHIVLFEPLMPANTGNIARTCAGTNTVLDLIEPLGFSTDDKHLKRAGLDYWDKVTIHYHENLPAFMKTLKEKDEFFLISKFATRAYSQANYCAQDHNYYFIFGKETTGLPEPFMRKFYEHCLRIPQNDQHIRALNLSNSAAIIIYEVLRQQSFPNLELSHHYSHDKLKD; the protein is encoded by the coding sequence ATGACAAACCATATTGTACTTTTTGAGCCCTTAATGCCAGCTAATACTGGAAATATTGCTCGGACTTGTGCCGGAACCAATACAGTTTTGGATTTAATTGAACCATTAGGCTTTTCGACTGATGACAAACATTTAAAACGGGCCGGGCTAGATTACTGGGATAAAGTTACAATTCATTATCATGAGAATTTACCAGCTTTCATGAAAACACTGAAAGAAAAAGACGAGTTCTTTTTGATCTCAAAATTTGCTACGCGGGCTTATTCACAAGCAAACTATTGTGCTCAAGACCATAATTATTATTTTATCTTTGGTAAAGAGACAACTGGTCTGCCAGAGCCTTTTATGCGCAAGTTTTATGAACATTGTCTGAGAATTCCACAAAATGATCAACATATTCGAGCACTTAATTTATCAAATTCAGCAGCAATTATTATTTATGAAGTTTTGCGCCAGCAAAGTTTTCCTAACTTAGAACTAAGCCATCATTATTCGCATGATAAATTGAAAGACTAA
- a CDS encoding methyltransferase domain-containing protein, whose amino-acid sequence MKKIEQAAAWLKKNYQLFRCPYCASAFRQPETKSLICQQGHSFDLSKKGTLYLLKKSYQTNYDDPALWQSRRKLLQAGLFTPIFAKIKDLLPTSSSRILDAGCGEGSALAYFAAERKKNDTLVGFDLAKSALNLATQLDSAAFFCEADLANLPFQTASFDAICDIFTPSAYQEFERVLVPGGRLVKVIPGQAYLAELRHLLYAENSGNYNYSNQKVKNLFFEHYPTAKELALNYKFSLNSTTFQQLLKMTPLQWGASEARLTEVQQLTLPEITVDVVVLTAKID is encoded by the coding sequence ATGAAAAAAATTGAGCAAGCAGCGGCTTGGTTAAAGAAAAACTATCAATTGTTTCGTTGCCCATATTGTGCGTCAGCTTTTAGGCAACCAGAAACTAAAAGTTTAATTTGTCAGCAAGGCCACAGTTTTGATTTATCTAAAAAGGGAACGCTCTATCTCTTGAAAAAAAGTTATCAAACAAACTATGATGATCCAGCTCTTTGGCAATCCCGACGAAAACTGTTACAGGCAGGTTTATTTACACCAATTTTTGCTAAAATTAAAGACTTGCTTCCCACAAGTTCAAGCCGAATTTTAGATGCTGGTTGTGGTGAAGGTTCAGCATTAGCATATTTTGCAGCAGAGAGAAAGAAAAATGACACTTTAGTAGGTTTTGATTTAGCAAAATCAGCCTTGAATTTAGCAACGCAATTAGATTCGGCTGCTTTTTTTTGTGAAGCTGATTTAGCAAATTTACCTTTTCAAACCGCTAGTTTCGATGCTATTTGTGATATTTTCACTCCGTCAGCTTACCAAGAATTTGAGCGAGTTTTAGTACCAGGAGGACGTTTAGTGAAAGTGATTCCAGGTCAAGCTTACTTGGCAGAACTGCGACATCTGTTATATGCTGAAAACTCGGGAAACTACAATTATAGCAATCAAAAAGTTAAAAATTTGTTTTTTGAGCATTATCCAACAGCTAAAGAACTAGCTTTAAATTATAAATTTTCGTTGAACTCAACAACTTTTCAACAATTATTAAAAATGACTCCTTTGCAATGGGGGGCTTCTGAAGCACGATTAACGGAAGTTCAACAGCTAACTTTGCCAGAAATAACAGTGGATGTAGTAGTTTTAACTGCTAAAATTGATTAA
- a CDS encoding aminoacyl-tRNA deacylase encodes MAKKKKIKKTNEERILDQHGIEYQEMSFDWLNLGQTALTEAETAGMPAKSILKTIVLQANGSSRDYLVICLPLEHEIDLKVVAAELGKKQVHLADNKKLIQITGYVHGANTPIGINFKQGFPIYFDERIKDFPEISVSAGKVGRSVRMSQKALVELVNGKYLKVE; translated from the coding sequence ATGGCAAAGAAGAAGAAAATCAAAAAAACAAATGAGGAACGCATTCTGGATCAACACGGGATTGAGTACCAAGAAATGTCTTTTGATTGGCTCAATCTTGGGCAAACTGCGCTAACTGAGGCAGAGACGGCCGGAATGCCAGCTAAAAGTATTTTAAAAACCATTGTTCTGCAGGCAAATGGTTCAAGTCGAGATTACTTGGTTATCTGTTTACCACTTGAACATGAAATTGATTTAAAAGTTGTTGCTGCAGAATTGGGGAAAAAACAAGTTCATTTAGCTGATAATAAAAAATTAATTCAAATTACCGGTTATGTTCATGGAGCAAATACACCGATTGGGATCAATTTTAAACAGGGATTTCCAATTTATTTCGATGAACGAATTAAAGATTTTCCAGAAATTTCGGTTTCAGCAGGGAAGGTTGGTCGTTCTGTTAGAATGAGCCAAAAAGCTTTAGTTGAATTGGTTAATGGAAAATATTTGAAAGTTGAATAG
- a CDS encoding GMP reductase, whose translation MQAFDYEDIQLVPNKCIVRSRSEIDTKIKFGPMTFKIPVVPANMQTIIDEPLAIWLAENDYFYIMHRFNEDERLPFVRRMHQRGLFASISVGVKPKEYELINDLAAAHLVPEYITIDIAHGHADTVIEMIHHIKQKLPGVFVIAGNVGTPEGVRELENAGADATKVGIGPGKACITKLKTGFGTGGWQLAAVRLCSKAASKPIIADGGIRYNGDIAKSVRFGASMCMIGSLFAGHEESPGEVIVKDGKKFKTYYGSASQYQKGQYKNVEGKKLLVPYRGKIAETLREMQEDLQSSISYAGGRELISLRKVDYVIVKNSIFNGD comes from the coding sequence ATGCAAGCTTTTGATTATGAAGACATTCAATTAGTACCTAACAAATGTATCGTAAGAAGTCGTTCAGAAATCGATACTAAAATCAAATTTGGACCAATGACGTTTAAAATACCAGTAGTTCCAGCAAATATGCAAACAATTATCGATGAACCGCTTGCCATTTGGCTGGCTGAAAATGATTATTTTTATATCATGCATCGTTTTAATGAAGATGAACGCTTACCGTTTGTAAGACGTATGCACCAACGTGGATTATTTGCCTCAATCTCTGTTGGCGTTAAGCCTAAAGAATATGAGCTAATTAACGATTTGGCTGCTGCCCATTTAGTCCCCGAATATATTACAATTGATATTGCTCACGGTCACGCTGATACAGTCATCGAGATGATTCATCATATTAAACAAAAATTGCCCGGAGTTTTTGTAATAGCGGGTAACGTTGGCACCCCTGAAGGTGTTCGCGAATTAGAAAATGCTGGAGCTGATGCAACTAAGGTCGGAATTGGACCAGGCAAAGCTTGCATTACTAAACTAAAAACTGGTTTTGGTACAGGTGGTTGGCAATTAGCTGCCGTCCGACTTTGCAGTAAAGCTGCCAGCAAACCAATTATTGCTGATGGTGGCATTCGTTATAATGGTGATATCGCAAAATCAGTTCGTTTTGGCGCTTCAATGTGCATGATTGGTTCTTTATTTGCCGGTCATGAAGAGAGCCCTGGAGAAGTCATTGTTAAGGATGGAAAAAAATTTAAAACTTATTATGGTTCAGCTTCACAATATCAAAAAGGGCAATACAAAAATGTTGAAGGTAAAAAATTGCTAGTTCCTTATCGAGGAAAAATTGCCGAGACTCTTCGTGAAATGCAAGAAGATTTACAATCGTCAATCTCATATGCTGGTGGACGTGAATTAATTTCATTGCGAAAAGTAGATTACGTAATTGTTAAAAATTCTATTTTCAATGGTGATTAA
- a CDS encoding SLC13 family permease: MNSILIGLSLLAAIILGRKKKINIGIAAIPFAYVVGTFFVKMLPEKVIEGWPLATFFVILGISIFFGFATANGTLEVLANNILYRFRSFPLVLPIIIFLIAVLIAALGAGYYAVMVLMAPMAIIICDKLKINPLIGALAADCGGQVGSNFMIGLNGVVFRNLITSEGYSADLAFSSSISIFVVYFIMTFLIILGLMFFSIHQKRAAGIDDQEEIEFALPKKYTKAQKTNLVLIAIFVVVLLLPPFAHMAFPKSSVISFLNSSINVGLVAILFALISFLLNLSTEKEVLSKIPWGTLLMISGMGMLVNVAINAGTIKILSGWMNHVPSILIPLALCLLASLFNSFGGSFIGVVAPALFPVVASIAHSTGINPILLYTCVAIGGLATGISPFSSGGAMVLGFVKEDFRDEMYKREFYVGLPLCITVAAVTSLIYYAIMG; the protein is encoded by the coding sequence ATGAATAGTATATTGATTGGGTTAAGCTTGCTTGCTGCAATTATTCTGGGAAGAAAAAAGAAAATTAATATTGGGATTGCAGCAATTCCATTTGCTTATGTAGTAGGGACATTCTTTGTTAAAATGTTGCCAGAAAAAGTAATTGAAGGTTGGCCACTTGCAACTTTCTTTGTTATTTTAGGAATTTCAATCTTTTTTGGTTTTGCAACAGCTAATGGAACATTAGAGGTTTTAGCTAATAATATTTTATATAGATTCAGATCCTTCCCATTAGTTTTACCGATAATCATTTTCTTAATTGCTGTCCTAATTGCTGCTTTGGGAGCAGGGTATTATGCAGTTATGGTTCTAATGGCACCGATGGCAATTATTATTTGTGATAAATTGAAGATTAATCCTTTAATTGGGGCGCTGGCTGCTGATTGTGGTGGCCAAGTGGGTTCTAACTTTATGATTGGTTTAAACGGAGTTGTTTTTAGAAATTTAATTACCAGTGAAGGTTATTCAGCTGATTTGGCATTTTCTTCTTCGATAAGTATTTTTGTTGTTTATTTTATTATGACATTTCTAATTATTCTTGGATTAATGTTCTTTTCAATTCATCAAAAAAGAGCTGCTGGAATTGATGACCAAGAAGAAATTGAGTTTGCCTTACCAAAAAAATATACAAAAGCTCAAAAAACAAATTTAGTTTTGATTGCAATTTTCGTAGTTGTTCTTTTATTACCGCCATTTGCACATATGGCATTTCCTAAATCCAGTGTGATTTCATTTCTGAACAGCAGTATTAATGTTGGTTTAGTAGCTATTTTATTTGCCTTAATTTCATTTTTACTGAATTTGAGTACAGAAAAAGAAGTTTTGAGTAAAATCCCGTGGGGGACGCTCTTAATGATCTCCGGGATGGGGATGTTGGTCAATGTGGCAATTAATGCTGGAACTATTAAAATTTTATCTGGTTGGATGAATCATGTACCAAGTATTTTAATTCCGTTGGCACTGTGTCTGCTAGCGTCGTTATTTAATAGTTTTGGTGGAAGTTTTATCGGAGTTGTTGCACCAGCCTTATTCCCAGTGGTTGCTTCAATTGCACATTCAACAGGAATCAATCCGATTTTATTATATACCTGTGTAGCAATTGGTGGATTAGCAACTGGAATTTCTCCATTTAGTAGTGGTGGCGCAATGGTCTTAGGTTTTGTTAAAGAAGATTTTCGTGATGAAATGTATAAGCGTGAATTTTATGTCGGGTTACCACTATGTATTACGGTAGCGGCGGTTACTAGTTTAATTTACTATGCAATCATGGGTTAA
- a CDS encoding PTS glucitol/sorbitol transporter subunit IIA, giving the protein MLKAKIVEIGPEAISADDPLLILFDETASSQLRHVSVVQRFISPNEQHFSLKTGGQIKIDEQVYEVAYVGFLVADNMEMIGHATLFFEEVPEQPQHNGIYLKPYQIPKLHVGSIISYE; this is encoded by the coding sequence ATGTTAAAAGCAAAAATTGTTGAAATCGGTCCGGAAGCAATTTCGGCGGATGATCCGCTTTTGATTTTGTTTGATGAAACGGCTTCATCTCAATTAAGACATGTTTCAGTCGTGCAACGTTTTATTTCGCCCAATGAACAACATTTCTCTCTTAAAACTGGTGGGCAGATTAAAATTGATGAGCAAGTCTATGAGGTTGCATATGTTGGTTTTTTAGTTGCTGATAATATGGAAATGATTGGTCATGCAACGCTTTTTTTCGAAGAGGTTCCCGAACAACCACAACATAATGGTATTTATTTAAAACCTTATCAGATTCCCAAACTGCATGTTGGCAGTATTATTAGTTACGAGTAA
- a CDS encoding lactonase family protein, which produces MTEKIFFGTYTKKTSQGIYQANLNETNNTCSKPALICTLSNPTYLNINRYQQIFAVVKDNNLGGVAQLNLNSHSAEITEQIVASGAAPCYIGIDNQRDLVFSANYHTGVVRVYRSTANQPFKLLSEKKFSGKGPRPEQEASHIHYADLTPDQRLTVCDLGADRVYTFEITAAGTLTHEQVFETEAGFAPRHLVFHPNGNFAFLVGELSSQIAVLKYNALNGTFSQIQQLTTIPATWDKHNGAAAIKISADGKFIYVSNRGHDSIAVFAWDQEKLHLIQTISVAGSFPRDFAIDPTGKFLLVANQESDNATLFSRSIQSGQLAYLQKDIPIPEGVCVKFIQD; this is translated from the coding sequence ATGACAGAAAAAATTTTTTTTGGTACTTACACTAAGAAAACTTCACAAGGCATTTATCAAGCTAACTTAAATGAAACAAATAATACTTGTTCAAAACCTGCACTTATCTGCACTTTAAGTAATCCAACTTATTTAAATATTAACCGATACCAGCAAATATTTGCTGTCGTCAAAGATAATAATCTAGGGGGAGTTGCTCAACTAAACCTTAATAGTCATTCAGCTGAAATCACTGAACAAATTGTTGCCAGTGGGGCTGCTCCTTGTTACATTGGCATTGATAATCAACGTGACTTAGTTTTTTCAGCTAATTATCATACCGGAGTTGTCAGAGTCTATCGTTCAACTGCAAATCAACCGTTCAAATTGTTATCAGAAAAAAAATTTAGCGGTAAAGGTCCACGGCCAGAACAAGAAGCTTCTCACATTCATTATGCCGATCTAACACCTGATCAACGACTAACTGTTTGTGACTTAGGTGCAGATCGCGTTTATACTTTCGAAATTACAGCAGCTGGTACTTTAACCCATGAACAGGTTTTTGAAACAGAAGCTGGATTTGCACCACGACATTTAGTTTTTCATCCAAATGGTAATTTTGCATTCTTAGTCGGTGAGCTCAGTAGCCAAATTGCCGTTTTAAAATACAATGCCCTCAATGGAACATTCAGCCAAATTCAGCAATTAACAACAATCCCAGCAACTTGGGATAAACATAATGGCGCAGCAGCTATTAAAATTTCGGCCGATGGCAAATTTATTTATGTTTCAAACCGTGGACATGATTCAATTGCAGTTTTTGCTTGGGATCAAGAAAAGTTACACTTAATTCAAACCATCAGTGTTGCTGGTAGTTTCCCTCGCGATTTTGCAATTGATCCAACTGGAAAATTTCTCCTAGTTGCTAACCAAGAAAGTGATAATGCTACTCTGTTTAGTCGCTCCATTCAAAGCGGTCAACTAGCTTATCTTCAAAAAGATATTCCTATTCCTGAAGGTGTCTGTGTTAAATTTATCCAAGACTAA
- a CDS encoding shikimate kinase — MRAVLVGFMGSGKTTIGQLLAKELQVSHVDLDQIIVEFAGKSINDIFAQAGEQTFRRLEHELLQQQLAKDGILSTGGGTPMLDANLKLLQNSSAPIILLEASTQTITRRVKDEGGRPLVNRLTSSELANLKQSRDTLYYKCADWVVKTDQRTPQEIIAEILPKLVV, encoded by the coding sequence ATGAGAGCAGTGTTAGTTGGGTTTATGGGAAGCGGTAAAACGACAATTGGTCAACTACTTGCAAAAGAATTGCAAGTTTCCCATGTTGATCTTGATCAGATAATTGTTGAATTTGCTGGTAAATCAATCAATGATATTTTTGCTCAAGCTGGTGAGCAGACTTTTCGAAGATTAGAACATGAATTATTGCAACAACAATTGGCTAAGGATGGTATTTTATCGACTGGGGGTGGTACACCAATGCTGGATGCTAATCTAAAATTACTGCAAAATTCTTCTGCCCCAATCATTTTATTAGAAGCTTCAACCCAGACAATTACTCGACGAGTAAAAGATGAGGGGGGACGACCATTAGTTAACAGATTAACCTCCAGTGAGTTGGCGAACCTCAAACAAAGTAGGGATACTTTATATTATAAATGTGCTGATTGGGTTGTTAAAACTGATCAACGGACACCGCAAGAGATCATTGCTGAAATTTTACCCAAGTTAGTAGTCTAA
- a CDS encoding prephenate dehydrogenase, producing MTKVFINGLGLIGSSLARAIKQKDSQIKIVAADLNQHALEYAKKQKIIDEAVGSLRNAATADFIILATPVDQIIKSLHQLSKLSLKSGTIITDVGSTKQQIVVAAKTLPTQVTFISGHPMAGSHKTGVTAGRANLFENAFYFIVAPNASQVAIVKLQNLLQQLHVKWLELTPEQHDRLVGQISHLPHIIAAALVNQTQQAFINSPLGMRMAAGGFKSITRIAAADPTMWSAILQTNATIIADQLRAYQAELTKIRQAILVADQKTIYNFFVSAKVSRDQLGPEKIGGLPGFYDLFINIPDRVGSIADVTRILAVKKINLVNLHILEIREEIDGILQLTFMNEKSRAAAKKILNEQHYQVITRK from the coding sequence ATGACAAAAGTTTTTATTAATGGTTTAGGTTTAATTGGCAGCTCACTAGCGCGAGCAATTAAACAAAAAGATTCCCAAATTAAAATTGTTGCAGCTGATCTAAATCAGCATGCTTTGGAATATGCTAAAAAGCAAAAAATTATTGATGAAGCAGTTGGATCACTTAGAAATGCTGCAACAGCCGATTTTATAATTTTAGCAACTCCAGTTGATCAGATTATCAAATCACTTCATCAACTAAGTAAGCTATCTCTGAAATCAGGCACAATTATCACAGATGTTGGTAGTACCAAACAACAAATTGTGGTAGCTGCAAAAACTTTGCCCACGCAAGTTACTTTTATCAGTGGACATCCAATGGCTGGTTCACATAAAACAGGAGTAACTGCTGGGAGAGCTAATTTGTTTGAAAATGCTTTTTATTTTATTGTTGCTCCCAATGCTTCACAAGTAGCAATTGTTAAACTGCAGAACTTGTTACAGCAATTGCATGTCAAATGGTTGGAGTTAACTCCAGAGCAACATGATCGCTTGGTTGGGCAGATTAGTCATTTACCGCATATTATTGCTGCTGCTTTAGTCAATCAAACCCAACAAGCATTTATCAATTCGCCATTAGGAATGCGGATGGCGGCGGGAGGATTTAAGTCAATCACTAGAATAGCGGCCGCTGATCCAACAATGTGGAGCGCAATTCTTCAAACTAATGCAACGATTATTGCCGACCAGTTGAGAGCTTATCAAGCTGAATTGACTAAGATTCGACAAGCTATTTTAGTTGCTGATCAGAAAACTATTTATAATTTTTTTGTATCGGCCAAAGTTAGTCGTGATCAGTTGGGACCGGAGAAGATTGGTGGTCTACCAGGGTTTTATGATTTGTTTATTAATATTCCAGATCGAGTTGGCTCGATAGCTGATGTTACTCGAATTTTGGCTGTTAAAAAGATTAATTTAGTTAACTTGCATATTTTGGAAATTCGCGAAGAAATTGATGGCATTTTACAATTGACATTTATGAATGAAAAAAGTCGAGCTGCTGCCAAAAAGATCTTAAATGAGCAGCATTATCAAGTAATTACAAGGAAGTGA